GCGGGCCCGGGTTGGCCGAGGAGGAGATCCATCAACTTTTCACCCCCTTCTTCACCACCAAGCCAGACGGAACCGGACTCGGGCTCGTGTTAAGCCAGCGTATCGTCGCACTTCACGGCGGCAGGTTATGGGCTTCGGCAGGCGGGGTCGGCCAGCGCTCCGGTCGTACTGAGCAGAGAGCGGGCATGACGTTCAAAATCACGCTCCCGGCGGGCGATCGATGATTGTGAAGCGATGACTCGCTGCTGGGTGACTATTATTGTTACGATGAATCGACACCGGATCTAGCAATGCCATCCGCAGAGCCCAATCTTCCTGACAACCCCGGAATCGAGACCCCTCCCCGGGCGCGAGTCCTCATTGCTGACGATGACCCGGCGATCCGGCTCGTCCTGCGGCATCGGCTGGAAGCCGAACAATATGCGGTCGAGGAGGCCTCGGACAGTGCCAACGCGCTTGAGCTGCTGCGCTCCGGACGTTTCGATGTCGCGCTGGTGGACATCATCATGCCCGGCCCTGGCGGACTGGAAGTTCTGACCGCCGCACGGGGCGAAAATATCCGCACCCTCATTTTCATAATCACCGCCGCGAGCACGATGAACAACGCGGTGGAGGCGATGAAGCGCGGCGCCCATGACTATCTGACCAAACCTTTTGTCAATCTCGACTTGGTGGCCGCCACGGTGGGACGAGCGGTGGAAGTCGCGGAGCAGGCGGCCGACCTCGATCGGCTCAAGAACGAGGTCAATCGCCAGCTGGTGGGCGGCGAAATAATCGGGCGCAGCCCGGCAATGCAGGAAGTGTACAAGCTGATAGGGCGCGTCGTCACGAACGATGCGACTGTGCTGCTGCTCGGCGAGAGCGGCACCGGCAAGGATCTCGTCGCCCGCGCGATTCACTTCAAATCGGGGCGCTGGCGGGCCCCGTTCGTGGCGGTGAACTGCTCGGCGATTCCGCAGGGCCTGTTGGAAAGCGAGTTGTTCGGCCATGAGCGTGGCTCGTTCACAGGCGCAAACGAGCGAAGAGCTGGCAAGTTCGAAATGGCCGACGCGGGGACCATCTTCCTCGACGAAATCGGCGACCTTCCGCTCGAGCTTCAACCCAAACTTCTGCGCGTGCTTCAGGAGCGCGAGTTCTCCCGGGTCGGCAGCGTCGAATCGCTACGGGTCAAGGCGCGAATGATTGCGGCCACCAACCAGGATTTGCAGAAACTGGTCGCCGCGCGACGCTTTCGCGAGGACCTCTACTTTCGCCTCCATGTCATCCCGATTCATCTTCCGCCGCTGCGCGACCGCCGCGAGGACATCTCCGAACTGACCGACTATTTCGTCGGCAAAGCGGTGCGCGAGATGGGTGCGCGGGTCACCGCGATTGGCGTTGAGGCGCGCGCCAAGCTCGCGATGCACGATTGGCCCGGCAACGTCCGCGAACTGGAAAATGCGGTCTTGCGCGCCGCCCTGCTCGCCCCCGGAAATACCATTCGCGCGGAGGATATGGAGCTGTCGTCCAGTGGTCCCCCGCCGCAGCCGAGCGCCGAATCGCTCGCCACCAGCGGCGATAGTGCCGCGCTCGCTGAATTGATCGCCGGCCGAATCGGACAATGGCTCGACGCGCCGGATGGCGAAGAGCCGCGGGATCTATACGAAAAGTTAGTGGCCGAAATCGAGAAACCGCTCATCGAGCTGGCACTCAAACGCACCGGCGGCAACCAGGTTAAAGCTGCCCGTATGCTCGGACTGAATCGCAACACACTGCGCAAGAAGATTACCGATCACAAGATCGTTCTCACCAAGTATCCCGGCTAGCGCGGGTTGCCATGAAACTGCCCTCCCGCTTCTACGCAATCGTCGATCCAGGGGCGGGACATGAGCCCGTCGAACTAGCAAACCTTCTCCTCCAGGCGGGCGCGCGGATCCTGCAACTGCGCCTCAAAGAGACCTCGGGCCACGATTTCCTGGACGCCGCCAACCGCATCGGGCGCCTGTGCCGCGAGCGCGGCACTATTTTTATCGTCAATGACCGCGCTGACATTGCGATGTTGGCTGATGCTGATGGTGTGCACCTCGGGCAGCGGGACATCCCATTAGATGCCGGCCGACGCGTGGTGGGCCCCGACAAGGTCATCGGAATCTCCACCGCCAGCGTCGAGATGGCGCGTGCCGCCGAAGCCGGCGGCGCTGACTACATCGGCTTCGGCCCGATGTATCAGGGCGGATTGAAGAACATCAAGGTGGCTCAGGGACTCGAGAAACTGCGTGCGGTGCGTGCCGCGGTAAACATCCCGATTGTCGCCATCGGCGGAATCACCGAAGCAACCATGCCGGCAGTACTTGCCGCGGGCGCAGACGCGGCCGCAATAATCACCGACGTGATCAAGGCGCCCGATATCGCAGCGAAAGTCCGGACCCTGCTGGCGATAAAATAATCGCGTCGTTTCGACCCCGTGCCGCGCTCGCTCCGGGAGTGTCTTTTCTTCCGACGCTGCCGAGAATGATAGGAGCCGGGAACCTCAGATCGGAATCGCAATGCCCACCCCGCCCAGGATGAATAGCGCCCCGACCACGATGCTGTAGGTGCCGGTCAAAATCATCACCGTGCGGTAAATCGGCTCACGGAAGTTCGAGAGGTGGAACATGCCCGCCGACGCCACCGCCATCAGGGTGTTCATAGCAAGCAACCCCCCGGCGAAAGTCAGCACGCACAGCAACCCGCTCGACCAGCCTCCAACGCCGGCGGACAAGACGAACAAGCCGAGCTGGGTCGGGGTCTCCGCGCCGATGCCGTGGATGATGCCCACGCTGTACGCAGTTCGCGGACCCGGTGGTTGATTCATCGGCGCCGGCTGGGAGGACGGCGTGGTCGCGATCAACGACTTGGTCCACCTTCCTGCACTTCGGATCAATTCAAAGCGCGTCGCTGGACGAGCGTCCGGAGCGCCGCGGAACATCGCGCTCAGGACATAGGCACCGAGCACGATCAGCGTGCATCCCACCGCGCCCATGAGAATTTGGTCCGAGCCCTTGGGCAGCACCCTTCCAAACCAAACCGAAATGGCGCCCAGCACGGTGACGATGGTCGAGTGTCCCAATCCATAGAGCACCGCGAGCCCGACTGCCTGGGCAGGACGCTTGGCCGCGCCCGCCAGATCAGCGATCGCCGCAACGTGATCGTAATCTACGCCGTGCCGAAACCCGAGCAGCGCGGCAGCCGCCAACGCGGGTGCTACTCCATGATGAATCATGCGACCGTCTACGATGCTTGAGAACCCGCCAGAACTTCCTGCGCGGTGCGGATCCGACGAGCCAGTCGCGCCTCTTCGCTGGCCAGGTTCAGACAGGCCAGAGTCGCGATCGCGCCGAGAATATTCATCACGACGAACGTGTCGAAGGCGGCGTAGTACCCGCCGGACAGATCGAAGACTAGCCCGGCCCCGAATGGGCCCACCGCCGCGCCTAGCGTATTGAAGATGCCGGCTATTCCGCCTATCGATCCAAAACGTTTCAGACCCATCGATTCGGCTTGCAAAAGCGGAATCAGCACCAGCGGTGCACCAAGGGTGAGTCCGAAGACCAGGACGAACAGAGCCAGCATGACCCGATTGGCGGCGCCAAAGACCAGGGCGATTCCGAACGCGGCGCCGATAAAATTGACGGTCAATGCGATGCGCGCGCTTACCCGGTCCGAAAACAACCCCATCCCAAGTTTACCGATCGAAGCACAGACGAAGACTAGGCCCATCGCTCTGGCCGCCGCGGTCTGCGAGTAACCAAGGTTAATCAGGTGGTGAATCAGATGTAGCCCAGCACCGGCCGCTGAACAGGCAAACAAAAACTGCGCGGCAGAAACCATCCAGAATGACCGCGTACGAAACGCCTGGCCCAGTTCCAGCCCGGGCAGCGCATCGCTAGACGCCTGGAAGTTTTCTTTGGTTGCCTCGGGTGGACGACTGCGCACTTGTAAGACGACCAGCGGAAGAGCGATCAGCAGCATCGGCGCCGCCAGGGTTAGGTACGCCGCGCGCCATCCGCCCAAATCGAGGATCGCGAAATTACCCACCTGCGTCATGACCGCGCCACCCAGCGACGTTCCGGCAAAGGTGAGACCCATGGCAATGCCGCGGCGCGCGCCAAACCAGTTGGCGACGATGAGTGCTGCGGGCAGGAGTGTTGCCGCGGCAATTCCGATTCCGAGGAGGAGATAGGCGGCCATCATCATCGGGAACGAGTCGGCGCGGCTGGCGATCACAAAGGCGGCGGCAGTCATTACGATGCCGACTATCATCACGATGCGTGCTTCCAGCCGGTCCAGAAGAATGCCGATCAGCGGCCCGCTAAGTCCTGCCGACAGCGCCAGCGCGCTGGTCAGCGAGGCAGTGCGTGTATGACTCCATCCGAAGTGTTTCAGCAGCTGAGGAAAAAACAGGCTCGTGGTGTTGTAGCCGGAGCCAAATATCAGGAACAACGTGACGAACAGACTCGCCACGAGGATCCATCCCTGCCGTTCGCGAGCCGTCATCGCTAGATTCCCCCGGCAACGCCCGATTCAGTCCCGGTGGCGCGCTAGTGTCTTATAGCCGTGAGTCTCGGAGGCGTCGAGCGCGTCCTTTAAGGGTAGGTCAGGCCCAGGGTGGACCGGACCCTGGCGGGATAGAATTTGCCACCTTGAACCGGAAGATCTGCCGACTTGGGGCTTAAAGCTACTCCAGCGCGCTCATCGGTACGTAGCCCTCGAGCCCGCTCTTCATTCTGATCTTCGTATAGTCGAGCGCCACGCCGATCACGTGAACGTTGTGTCCCTTGTGGACCTCGGACACCTTCTTCGACCACTTGTTCGGCTTTTCCAGCACCGCAGAATCGGAGGTCAGCGTAAAAATCTTGTCGGTCGGTTTCACCAACTCGGCCGCCGCCGCGTCGATATAACCGGTCTCCCCCGATTTGAGTTTCACTTGCAGAAAATAGTGCGTCGCACCGGTAACGTCGATGAACTTTCCGCTTTGCGCCTGCTCGATTTGCTTGCTCGCCTTGTCGGGCTTGGCGAGGACGGCGGTGTCGTTGTTCAATTTGACGACCGCATGCGCCGGCTCGACTTCGAACTTGGTCGGCGCTCCCGCCTGGTGGCCCGTTGGAGCCGATGCCTGCTTGGGCGCTGGTTGTGGCGGCGGACTCTCGTCGGTGGGCACCACCGTGGTCTCGGGCACGTCGGATTCGTTTACCTGGGCCCGAACCGTCCAGCAGTTCGCGTGTAACAGCGTCGCCGTCAGTATCGCGGTCGCTAGCGTTCGGATCGTTCCACCCCTGGCTTCCATCGCCTCTCCCCTCCACCGCCACCGTCGTTCAACATGCGCCACACACCGTACATCGGTGCACGTCGCAAGGTTTGGTCTGGTGCTCATAGTGAGCCTTGCGGCGTTCCGACAGTAGAAACCATTTGTGAATGTGATGATCGATGAAGTCCCAGGGTAGGACCTCGTCATACGCGTAGCGGCGCGTCACGTAGAAATCGGGATTCGGCACTGAACCACGACCAGTCTCGGCCTCGCGGCGAATCTGCTTGAGTTCGCTCCAGATCTCGCCCGGCGATTGGCAATTCCTCTCGGTAAGGCGCTGGAGAATCGCGCCCACGCGACGGTCGCCCCGCGAAACCAGGGTCTGAAAGTATGCCTCGCGCGGAGATTCCGCATCTAGGTCGGCGCCGAGGCGCCCCAGCTCCGCCCGCAGCAAGGCGATCTTCCGGCGGGTGCTGCGCGGATCATCCATCGGATCCCACTGGAACGGGGTCCAAGGTTTGGGCACGAAAGGATTCAAAGACACGGTCACATGCCCGACGCGCTGGCGCGCCGCGCGCGCCCGTTCGAGAATCTTCGCAGTGAGCAGCGCTATCGCACGCACGTCGTCGTCACTTTCCTCCGGAAGCCCTACCATGAAATAAAGCTTCAGGTTTTCCACCCCCTCACCCACCATCATCGACGCGGCGCGTAAAATTTCCTCCTCGCTCAGGTTCTTGTTGATAATCCTGCGCATCCGCTCGCTGCCGGCTTCGGGTGCCACCGTCACGCTTCGCGCGCCGTTGCGTCCGAGCGCAGCCGCAAGTTGCGGCGAAATGCAATCCGCTTTCAGGGAAGAAGGCGACAGTCGGCCACCCGCATCGGCGACCCGCTCTGCGATCTCCGCAACTCCGGGCACGCTGGCCATTTCCGCGCCGACCAGCCCGATAACCTTTCGCTCTCCAAGTCCGCGCCGCACCTCGGCTACAAGCTTGTCTGGCGACCGATAACGGATCGGACGATACATGAACCCGGCCGCACAAAATCGGCAACCCCACTGGCATCCGCGGCTGGCTTCGACCAGGAACATATCACCGAAGACCGATTCCTCGGTGAGAATCAGCGAAGAGGTGTTGAAGCGATCGAGGTCGTGGATCAGACGCCTGCTGACGGTCGGTTTGGCCGGGCCTGAATAACCAACTCCCGCAAGCCGCCCCTCGTCGGCATACTCAGGATGGAAGTAATCCGGCAAGTAGGCGCCGGGGACCTCGGCCAGCGCCGCCAGCCGCGCCGGCTCGCGGCCTGTCGCAAGAAACCGCGCCAGAAACTCGGGCACCATCTCCTCGCCTTCACCAATCAAAAACAGATCGACGAACTCGGCGACCGGCTCGGGGTTCAGAAAAATCGCGGAGCCGCCCGCGATAATTAGCGGAAAGTTCCTGCCCGCGCGCTCGGCTCGTGTGAGCGGAACCCCCGCCATCCGCAGCACCCTGAGAACATTGAGATAGTCGGTCTCAAAGGCCACCGAGAAGGCGAGAATGTCAAAATCCGATAGCGCGCGTCCGCGCTCAAAGGACAACAAGCGCCCGTTCCCCGCCTGCAGTGCAGCGCGCTCGTCGGGGTCCGGCAAGAACGCGCGCTCTGCATCGACGGACGGATGTGAATCGAAGATCTGGAAGATGGCCTGGTAGCCCAGGTTGGCCATCCCAAGGCGATAGAGGTTCGGGTAGATTACGCATACCGAGACCTCGCCCCCCGAACGCCGCTCGTAGAGCAGTTTTTCCTGGGCGATCCTATCTAACGCGCGTTTGCGCGACAGATACTGGGTCTCTGGCATTGACTCCTAGATTATCGCCCCGGTTCAGGGCCGCTCAAGTGGGCGCAAATCGTTCTACACTTGGTGCAACGTAAAGGTTTTGCCCTCGCGAGCTAAGCTCCACCGCACGTGGGTCCAATCACGCGCTCAGGATGCGTGTACACGTTGAACGCGCCATCGCGCAGAAATCCCAGCAGAGTGACTCCGACTTGGTCCGCCAATTCCACCGCCAGCGACGAGGGCGCCGACACCGCCGCCAGCAGCGGCGCCCCAGCGGCCGCCACCTTCTGGACTATTTCGAAGCTCAATCTTCCACTCACCATCACCAGCGAATCGTCGAGCGGTAGCGCGTTCCGACCCATCGCCCACCCGATAAGCTTGTCGACCGCATTGTGGCGGCCAATGTCTTCGCGCAGCGCGCGCAGAGCTCCGGACCGATCGAACAGGGCCGCGGCGTGGACTCCCCCGGTCTCGGCAAAAATTGTCTGCTCGCCACGCATCTTGGCGCTTAGGCTCAGCAGTACCGCTGCCTCCAGCGCAAAGTTGCCGGGGGAAAGCGGAGCGATTCTCCTTTCAATGGCCTCGATGGAGGTCTTGCCGCAGAGTCCGCAACTCGCGGTCATCGCGAAGTTGCGTTGCAGCCGTTCGCGCAAGTCTTCGACCGGCACGTGCAGAATGACGTCGATGACGTTGGGCTCGGGCTTTCCGGCCCTTCCGCGCACCCGCCGAATCTCGCCAATCTCATTCGCAGCACTGACAAATCCTTCGGCGAAAAGAAATCCCGTGACCAGCTCCTCGTCATCGCCCGGGGTCCTCATCGTGACTGTGAAGCGGCGCCCGGCCAGACGAATCTCCAGCGGTTCCTCGACTGCCAGCAGATCCCGCCCACTCCTGAAGCTCGACGCGCGCCATCGCCGCGTCGCGCGCTCCAGGGTTTTCTTGCCGCCGAAATCCGCCACTATGGTAGATTATCATTGCCCTCGAGAAGCGTGAACCTCCGGGAGGAAGTGTCGATGAATCGCCAGCCGGTCAGTCCCGATACCACTCACAGGGTCGCGCGGAGTCTCCTGAGGAAGCGGGAGGTGGTCGCCGCGCCGCGTCCGAAGTCACCGACGTTGCGATTGGTGACAGCGAGCGTTGGATGAATCGACAGTGTGCGGAGGACTGATTCTCGCGAGCGGTATCGTCGACCCTGCGCCATCCCCGATGCGTCTTTCAGGTTCTGCGACTCCTGGTTTTCAGCGCTTCGGCGGTCAGTTCCAGGCGCACGTCAGCGTTGCGGATGCCATCGACCGGCGTTTTGAAGCGCTCGTCGCTCAGCCATTCGAGCCGTTAGAGCGCGCGGCACATCCCCTGCCATTCGGAATCGGTGTTGGCGGCGGCGGTGATATAGCCGTCGGTGGTCTCGAAGATCAGCTCGCGCGCGCGAGCCACGCGGATACTGCTGCGGTTGTTGCCGACGAACGTGTAAGCGGCCATCCCCTCGGGCCACAGGGGGGCGATTACCGCATCCAGCATCGCCAGCCGCACGTGCTGTCCCTCGCCGGTGCGTTGGCGCGCGAGCAGCGCCACGGTCATCGCCTGCACGGCGGTGAGCGCGGTGACCTTGTCCGGGATGATCAGGCGAATCATGTGCGGCCGCCCGGTTTCGACGTCGGCCTGGATCGCGGCGAGTCCCGAGAGCGCCTGGATTACAGGATCATAAACCCACTGGTCTGCGTAAGGCCCGCTCTCGCCGCTTATCGAGACGTAAACCAAATCGGGTTTGACCCCGCGCAGCGCCGCCTCGCCGATGCCGAGCCGCTCGGCGACGCCAGGCCGATGGTTTTGCACGAAGAGATCGGCGCGCGCGACCATCCGCTTGAGCAGCTCGAGCTCGCGCGGATCGCGCAGGTTAATCGCGGCCGAACGCTTGTTGCGATTGATCACGGCGAACGCGGGAGCGACGCCGCGCCGCGTGCCGCCCATCGCGCGCGTGAAATCGCCGATTCCCGGCGGCTCGACCTTTTGACTATGTCGGCGCCCTGATCGCCAGGATCATCGTCGCCATCGGGCCGGAGAGGTTCTGCGTGACGTCAATGACGCGGATGCCGCTCAACGGACCGGTGGGCGATGCTGCCATGATCGCGTTCCTCTTTTGATAGCCGCCGAGGGCGCGCCTGCGGGCGTGCAGCGATTAACGAAACGCGGGGAGGACCTCTTTGGCGATTGTTTCCATGTTGTGTTCGATATCCTCGTGGCGGCAGGCCCAGCTGAACATCACGCTGCGCGCGCCGGCGTCCACGTATTCGCGCAGGCGCTTGCGGCAATCTTCGGGACTGCCGTAGAGCACGTAGCGGCCGGCGATCTTCGAGAAATCCTGGGCATAGTTTTTGCCCAGCGAGCGCGCGGCCACTTCTGCGGCTTCTTTGCGATCCGGATAGACCGAAGTGAAGATGAAGAGCCCCGGGCGAAACGCGCTCATGTCGCGTCCCTCTTCGCGGCCGAATGCTTCGATCTTGGAGATGCTCTCGCGCAGCATCTCCGGCGTGTACATGTAGGGCAGCCATCCGTTGGCGTACTTTGCCGCGCGGCGCATCGCCGGCTCCTTGCGTCCGGCAACCCAGATCGGCGGATGAGGCTCTTGTGTCGGCGCGGGATCGAGCGTGACGCCGGAGAAGCGCGAGTAGCGGCCATTGAAGGTGACGTCTCGTTCGGTCCACAGGCGGCGAATCACTTCGAGGGCTTCGTTCGAGCGCGACGCGCGCTGTTTGACCGGCACGCCGATCGCCTCGAATTCTTTGGGAAATTCGCCGCCGATGCCGATGCCTAGGTGGTAACGGCCGCCGGAGGCGACGTCGAGCACCGCAGCCTGCTTCGCCAGCATCACGGGGTTGTACAGCGGCAGCAGCACGATCGAGCTCATCAGCCTGATCTTCTCGGTGGCGCCCGCGGCCATCGCGAGCGCGATGAGCGAATTTGAAACCGGCCCGTGGAACATCACGTGTTCGCCGCAGGTCAGGTAGTCGTAGCCGAGGCGCTCGGCAGACTGTGCGAACTCGACCACACCTTTAACCGAGGTCAGCGCCACGCCAAATTCAATCGATGATGCCACCGTGTTCCTCCGGTTCGGTCCAAGCGGGTGCGCGAATGGCGACCGCGCTCCGTTTCACGCCGCGGACTTGATGCCGCACACCCGATGCTGCAAAAAGCTACTGCGCCCGCTCAGCGCTGCGCGAACTCCGCCAGAGCCGCCGCCAAGTTATGACTGTGCCTGGCGCCGCCCCCGAGGTTGATCAGCGCGTAGCGCTCGTCTGCATCCAGGCGCTCCCACGCCGCCTGGTCCAGGCGCGCCCTCGGCGCGCGCTGCGCCGCGACCTCCGCCGGCAACGTGTGCGGCGGTTCTGCGATCGCGCGCTCGCTTTCGGCCAGCGTCTTGGGCTGCTCGCCGCAAGCGCGCTCGACCGCCTCGGCGATGAACAGGTTGAGGGTTTCGCGTTGGTTTTCATGGTCGATCGGGAGATGACAGATGGCCAGGCGCTCACCGCGGCCGAGCGCTTGCCACTGCTTGAGCCCGATTTTGACGCCGACGCGGTCCAGCTTTTGCCGCACTGCCATCGGAACGCCGGCGAGCGACTGGTGCATCTCCTCCTCGAACATGAATTCGCGCATCATGAGTGACTCTCCGTCAGGCGATCCTAACAATTGTCGGGGCGCGCTCCCAAATACGAAAAACACAGACCGGCCGCGACAGCAATCGCGCGCCGCCGACGCTCTTGACGGGGGCGCTCCCGCTGGCGGAACCTTGAGCGGGGAAGGACTCGATATCCCGATGAACTCTGCGCGAAACGGCTTCGACCCGCAGGCGGTGGAAGCGATCGCGACGCGTCTTCGAGCGCAGCCGGGCGCGCTGATGCTTATTCTGCGCGAAGTTCAGGATCGCCTGGGCTGGGTGCCGGCGGCGAGCGTGCCGGTGATAGCGCAGGTGCTGAATCTATCCCGCGCCGAGGTCCATGGCGTGGTCACCTTCTATCATGATTTTCGCCATGAGCCGCCGGGACACAACGTGCTCAGACTTTGCCACGCCGAGTCGTGCCAGGCCATGGGCGCGGTCGCGCTCGCCGAGCATGCCTGTCGCCGCCTCGGTATCGGCTTCGGCGAGACCACACCCGATCGCGAGTTCACGCTGGAAGCCGTCTATTGCCTTGGGAATTGCGGATGCTCGCCGGCGATGCTGCTCAACGGGGAACCGTACGGGCGGCTGACGCCCGAGCGCCTCGATGACCTGCTGGCCGAATGCCGGGAGAATCGCCGATGAGCGCGACGGTGTTCGTCCCGCGCGATTCGGCGGCGCTATCGCTCGGCGCGGAAGGGGTCGCCCGCCTGATCGCATCCGAGGGCGCGCGCCGCAAAGTCGAGCTCAATGTGGTGCGCAACGGTTCACGCGGGATGTTCTGGCTGGAGCCGCTGGTCGAGGTCGCAACCGCGCGCGGCCGTTTTGCGTACGGGCCGGTGTCGCCATCGGACGTCCCGTCGCTTTTCGATTGCGGTTTCCTGTCCGGCGGTGCGCATCGGCTGAGCCTCGGGCCAATCGAGGAGATCGGCTACCTCAAGCGCCAGGAGCGGCTCACCTTCGCCCGCGTCGGCATCGTCGATCCGGGGTCGCTCGACGACTACCTGGCACACGGCGGTTATCGCGGACTTGCGCGCGCGCTCGATTTGCCGGCGGAAAAGATCGTCGATGAAGTAATGACATCCGGCTTGCGCGGCCGCGGCGGCGCGGGATTTCCAGCGGGAATCAAGTGGCGCACCACGCAGCAAGCCTCCGCGCCCCGAAAATACGTGGTCTGCAACGCCGACGAGGGCGATTCGGGCACATTCTCTGACCGCATGATCATGGAGGGCGATCCCTTCGTGCTGATCGAGGGGATGACGATCGCCGCGGTGTGCGCGGGCGCCCAGCAGGGCTACATCTATTTGCGATCGGAGTACCCGCACGCGGCGATGGCGCTCAACGAAGCGATCGGCGCGGCCTACCAGCGCGGCTATCTCGGTCAGAAAATCGCCGACAGCGCGCATGCCTTCGATCTCGAGGTGCGGATGGGCGCCGGAGCTTACGTCTGCGGCGAGGAGACTGCAATGCTCGAAAGTCTCGAGGGCAAGCGCGGGATGGTGCGCTTCAAGCCGCCCGTGCCCGCGGTGGCCGGGCTCTTCGGCCAACCGACGATAGTTAACAACGTGGTCTCGCTTTCGACCGTGCCGATAATCCTCGAACGTGGCGGGGAGTTCTACAAGGAGTACGGGATGGGCCGGTCGCGGGGCACGATGCCTATCCAGCTCGCCGGCAACGTAAAATATCCCGGGCTGGTCGAGAAGGGGTTCGGCGTCACCCTGCGCGAGTTGATCTATGATTACGGCGGCGGGACGTTCAGCGGGCGGCCGTTGCGCGCGGTGCAAGTTGGCGGTCCGCTCGGCGCATACTTTCCCCCCGGCATGCTCGACGTGCCGATGGACTACGAAGCGATGGCGGCGAAGAAGGGGATTGTCGGCCACGGCGGTATCGTCGTTTTCGACGACACGGTCAACCTGGCGCGGCAGGCGCGCTGGGCGTTCGAGTTCTGCGCGATCGAATCCTGCGGCAAGTGCACGCCCTGCCGTATCGGCTCGACCCGCGGCGCAGAGGTGCTCGATCGTATCGCCAATCGTAAGGACCGCGCCGAGGCGCTCGGTCTGCTGCGCGACCTTTGCGACACGATGACCTACGGATCGCTCTGCGCGCTGGGCGGTCTGACGCCACTGCCGGTGTTGAGCGCGCTGCGCTATTTCCCT
This region of Candidatus Binataceae bacterium genomic DNA includes:
- a CDS encoding nitrate reductase associated protein, which codes for MMREFMFEEEMHQSLAGVPMAVRQKLDRVGVKIGLKQWQALGRGERLAICHLPIDHENQRETLNLFIAEAVERACGEQPKTLAESERAIAEPPHTLPAEVAAQRAPRARLDQAAWERLDADERYALINLGGGARHSHNLAAALAEFAQR
- a CDS encoding MFS transporter; this encodes MTARERQGWILVASLFVTLFLIFGSGYNTTSLFFPQLLKHFGWSHTRTASLTSALALSAGLSGPLIGILLDRLEARIVMIVGIVMTAAAFVIASRADSFPMMMAAYLLLGIGIAAATLLPAALIVANWFGARRGIAMGLTFAGTSLGGAVMTQVGNFAILDLGGWRAAYLTLAAPMLLIALPLVVLQVRSRPPEATKENFQASSDALPGLELGQAFRTRSFWMVSAAQFLFACSAAGAGLHLIHHLINLGYSQTAAARAMGLVFVCASIGKLGMGLFSDRVSARIALTVNFIGAAFGIALVFGAANRVMLALFVLVFGLTLGAPLVLIPLLQAESMGLKRFGSIGGIAGIFNTLGAAVGPFGAGLVFDLSGGYYAAFDTFVVMNILGAIATLACLNLASEEARLARRIRTAQEVLAGSQAS
- a CDS encoding sigma-54 dependent transcriptional regulator, encoding MPSAEPNLPDNPGIETPPRARVLIADDDPAIRLVLRHRLEAEQYAVEEASDSANALELLRSGRFDVALVDIIMPGPGGLEVLTAARGENIRTLIFIITAASTMNNAVEAMKRGAHDYLTKPFVNLDLVAATVGRAVEVAEQAADLDRLKNEVNRQLVGGEIIGRSPAMQEVYKLIGRVVTNDATVLLLGESGTGKDLVARAIHFKSGRWRAPFVAVNCSAIPQGLLESELFGHERGSFTGANERRAGKFEMADAGTIFLDEIGDLPLELQPKLLRVLQEREFSRVGSVESLRVKARMIAATNQDLQKLVAARRFREDLYFRLHVIPIHLPPLRDRREDISELTDYFVGKAVREMGARVTAIGVEARAKLAMHDWPGNVRELENAVLRAALLAPGNTIRAEDMELSSSGPPPQPSAESLATSGDSAALAELIAGRIGQWLDAPDGEEPRDLYEKLVAEIEKPLIELALKRTGGNQVKAARMLGLNRNTLRKKITDHKIVLTKYPG
- a CDS encoding LLM class flavin-dependent oxidoreductase is translated as MASSIEFGVALTSVKGVVEFAQSAERLGYDYLTCGEHVMFHGPVSNSLIALAMAAGATEKIRLMSSIVLLPLYNPVMLAKQAAVLDVASGGRYHLGIGIGGEFPKEFEAIGVPVKQRASRSNEALEVIRRLWTERDVTFNGRYSRFSGVTLDPAPTQEPHPPIWVAGRKEPAMRRAAKYANGWLPYMYTPEMLRESISKIEAFGREEGRDMSAFRPGLFIFTSVYPDRKEAAEVAARSLGKNYAQDFSKIAGRYVLYGSPEDCRKRLREYVDAGARSVMFSWACRHEDIEHNMETIAKEVLPAFR
- the fdhD gene encoding formate dehydrogenase accessory sulfurtransferase FdhD — translated: MADFGGKKTLERATRRWRASSFRSGRDLLAVEEPLEIRLAGRRFTVTMRTPGDDEELVTGFLFAEGFVSAANEIGEIRRVRGRAGKPEPNVIDVILHVPVEDLRERLQRNFAMTASCGLCGKTSIEAIERRIAPLSPGNFALEAAVLLSLSAKMRGEQTIFAETGGVHAAALFDRSGALRALREDIGRHNAVDKLIGWAMGRNALPLDDSLVMVSGRLSFEIVQKVAAAGAPLLAAVSAPSSLAVELADQVGVTLLGFLRDGAFNVYTHPERVIGPTCGGA
- a CDS encoding radical SAM protein; its protein translation is MPETQYLSRKRALDRIAQEKLLYERRSGGEVSVCVIYPNLYRLGMANLGYQAIFQIFDSHPSVDAERAFLPDPDERAALQAGNGRLLSFERGRALSDFDILAFSVAFETDYLNVLRVLRMAGVPLTRAERAGRNFPLIIAGGSAIFLNPEPVAEFVDLFLIGEGEEMVPEFLARFLATGREPARLAALAEVPGAYLPDYFHPEYADEGRLAGVGYSGPAKPTVSRRLIHDLDRFNTSSLILTEESVFGDMFLVEASRGCQWGCRFCAAGFMYRPIRYRSPDKLVAEVRRGLGERKVIGLVGAEMASVPGVAEIAERVADAGGRLSPSSLKADCISPQLAAALGRNGARSVTVAPEAGSERMRRIINKNLSEEEILRAASMMVGEGVENLKLYFMVGLPEESDDDVRAIALLTAKILERARAARQRVGHVTVSLNPFVPKPWTPFQWDPMDDPRSTRRKIALLRAELGRLGADLDAESPREAYFQTLVSRGDRRVGAILQRLTERNCQSPGEIWSELKQIRREAETGRGSVPNPDFYVTRRYAYDEVLPWDFIDHHIHKWFLLSERRKAHYEHQTKPCDVHRCTVCGAC
- a CDS encoding formate dehydrogenase subunit gamma, whose amino-acid sequence is MNSARNGFDPQAVEAIATRLRAQPGALMLILREVQDRLGWVPAASVPVIAQVLNLSRAEVHGVVTFYHDFRHEPPGHNVLRLCHAESCQAMGAVALAEHACRRLGIGFGETTPDREFTLEAVYCLGNCGCSPAMLLNGEPYGRLTPERLDDLLAECRENRR
- a CDS encoding CoA transferase — translated: MAASPTGPLSGIRVIDVTQNLSGPMATMILAIRAPT
- the thiE gene encoding thiamine phosphate synthase → MKLPSRFYAIVDPGAGHEPVELANLLLQAGARILQLRLKETSGHDFLDAANRIGRLCRERGTIFIVNDRADIAMLADADGVHLGQRDIPLDAGRRVVGPDKVIGISTASVEMARAAEAGGADYIGFGPMYQGGLKNIKVAQGLEKLRAVRAAVNIPIVAIGGITEATMPAVLAAGADAAAIITDVIKAPDIAAKVRTLLAIK